In Arthrobacter sp. CDRTa11, one DNA window encodes the following:
- a CDS encoding MBL fold metallo-hydrolase gives MDTLIHSSDSITVRRISVSDMDNNVYLLTARKSGAQLLIDAADDLPAIQALLAESAADSAVPPKLELIATTHQHWDHVRALPALVEATGARTAAGTDDAPELPVPADVLLKQGDVQAFDGFEVTAVHLRGHTPGSIALVYQDPEGPAHIFSGDSLFPGGVGNTQKDASRFEQLITDVSERLFDVYPDNTVVHPGHGKPTTLGAERPHLQEWRARGW, from the coding sequence ATGGATACCCTCATTCACTCCTCAGACAGCATTACTGTCCGCCGGATTTCCGTCAGCGACATGGACAACAATGTCTATCTGCTCACCGCCAGGAAATCCGGTGCCCAGCTCCTGATCGACGCGGCCGACGACCTCCCTGCCATCCAGGCGCTGCTTGCTGAGTCCGCCGCGGACAGTGCTGTCCCGCCGAAACTGGAGCTGATTGCCACCACCCACCAGCACTGGGACCACGTCCGCGCCTTGCCCGCCCTGGTGGAAGCAACCGGGGCGCGGACGGCAGCCGGAACGGACGACGCACCGGAGCTCCCGGTGCCCGCCGACGTTCTCCTCAAGCAGGGGGACGTCCAAGCCTTCGACGGTTTCGAGGTGACTGCGGTGCACCTGCGCGGCCACACTCCGGGCTCCATCGCCTTGGTGTACCAGGACCCCGAGGGGCCGGCGCACATCTTTTCCGGGGATTCCCTGTTCCCGGGCGGCGTGGGGAACACCCAGAAGGACGCTTCCCGGTTTGAGCAACTCATCACAGATGTCAGCGAACGCCTGTTCGACGTCTACCCGGACAACACGGTGGTCCACCCCGGGCACGGCAAGCCGACCACCCTGGGCGCGGAGCGTCCCCACCTTCAGGAATGGCGCGCCCGCGGCTGGTAA
- the soxR gene encoding redox-sensitive transcriptional activator SoxR has protein sequence MPQLAGGAHHLSVGELSDRSGVAASALHFYERNGLLSSERTAGNQRRYRRDALRRVAFIRVSQRVGIPLKDIRAALDSLPEGRTPTKRDWSRLSRLWRTELDARIEALEHLRRDLDGCIGCGCLSLKACRLQNPADQLGTSGTGAVRWKPGIAPPAASSTDI, from the coding sequence ATGCCACAGCTAGCAGGCGGAGCGCACCATCTCAGCGTGGGCGAGTTGTCGGACCGCAGTGGAGTGGCGGCGTCGGCTCTTCACTTTTACGAACGCAACGGCCTCCTCTCCTCCGAACGCACAGCCGGCAACCAGCGGCGATACCGCCGGGACGCCCTGCGGCGGGTCGCGTTCATCCGGGTGTCGCAGCGGGTGGGGATCCCGCTCAAAGACATCCGCGCGGCCCTGGATTCCCTGCCCGAAGGCCGCACACCCACCAAGCGCGACTGGTCACGGCTCTCGCGGCTCTGGCGCACGGAACTGGACGCGCGGATCGAGGCGCTTGAACACCTGCGCCGCGACCTGGATGGCTGCATTGGGTGTGGCTGCCTGAGCCTGAAGGCCTGCCGGCTGCAGAACCCGGCGGACCAGCTGGGCACTTCCGGCACGGGGGCAGTCCGGTGGAAGCCCGGGATTGCCCCGCCAGCAGCCTCATCAACTGACATTTAG
- a CDS encoding ferritin: MTSTSFNSLLSTQIGNEFTASQQYIAVATWFANQDLPQLARYFYRQSVEERNHAMMMVQYMLDRDIAFTIPGVPAVRNDFSSVTEPLALALQQEKEVTANIEALFRAARGEDDALGEQFMLWFLKEQVEEVASMTTLLNIAERADNLFDIENFIARESIGDGGRDSAAPAAAGGAL, encoded by the coding sequence ATGACCTCCACATCCTTTAATTCGCTCCTGTCCACCCAGATCGGCAACGAGTTCACCGCCTCGCAGCAGTACATCGCCGTGGCCACCTGGTTCGCCAACCAGGACCTCCCGCAGCTGGCACGCTACTTCTACCGGCAGTCAGTGGAAGAGCGGAACCACGCCATGATGATGGTGCAGTACATGCTGGACCGGGACATCGCCTTCACCATTCCCGGCGTCCCCGCAGTCCGCAACGATTTCTCCTCGGTGACCGAACCGCTGGCGCTTGCGCTGCAGCAGGAAAAGGAAGTCACGGCCAACATCGAAGCCCTCTTCCGTGCGGCCCGCGGCGAGGACGATGCCCTGGGTGAGCAGTTCATGCTGTGGTTCCTCAAGGAGCAGGTGGAGGAAGTGGCCTCCATGACCACGCTGCTGAACATCGCGGAGCGTGCGGACAACCTGTTCGACATCGAGAACTTCATCGCCCGCGAGTCCATCGGCGACGGCGGCCGCGACTCCGCAGCCCCTGCGGCTGCCGGCGGCGCCCTCTAG
- a CDS encoding DMT family transporter — translation MSWLILILSGALEAVWAAALHRTFQAKGRRRTLPAALFLVSVLASTGGLAIAMQAIPTGTAYAVWVGVGVVLTSAYAIITKAERPTAARLLLLAGIAACVVGLKVVA, via the coding sequence ATGTCGTGGTTAATCCTCATCCTCTCCGGAGCGCTGGAAGCCGTCTGGGCCGCCGCACTCCACCGAACCTTCCAAGCCAAGGGCCGCCGTCGGACTCTGCCCGCCGCACTCTTCCTGGTCTCCGTTCTGGCCAGCACCGGTGGACTCGCGATCGCCATGCAAGCCATTCCCACCGGGACCGCCTACGCCGTGTGGGTGGGCGTGGGTGTAGTGCTGACCAGTGCGTACGCCATCATCACCAAGGCGGAACGGCCGACGGCGGCGCGCCTGCTGCTGCTCGCCGGAATCGCCGCCTGCGTGGTTGGCCTGAAGGTGGTGGCGTAA
- a CDS encoding DMT family transporter, which translates to MLQRSLPWLVLLASAILEAVWATALGQSDGFTRPLPTTVFAVTATLSMLGLGIAVKSIPLGTAYAVWVGIGAGLTVAWAMATGAEPFSFVKVLFIGGIVVCAAGLKSLGGKPAKPANSAAPASGR; encoded by the coding sequence ATGCTGCAACGCTCCCTCCCCTGGCTGGTGCTCCTGGCGTCCGCAATTTTGGAAGCCGTCTGGGCCACTGCGCTTGGACAGTCTGACGGCTTCACCAGGCCGCTGCCCACCACCGTCTTCGCCGTCACCGCCACACTGAGCATGCTGGGCCTGGGCATCGCGGTCAAAAGCATCCCCTTGGGCACCGCCTACGCCGTTTGGGTGGGGATCGGTGCCGGGCTGACTGTGGCCTGGGCGATGGCCACCGGCGCCGAGCCCTTCAGCTTTGTCAAAGTGCTGTTCATTGGCGGAATTGTGGTGTGTGCGGCCGGGCTTAAGTCGTTGGGCGGCAAACCTGCCAAACCGGCCAACTCCGCCGCACCCGCCAGCGGCCGGTGA
- a CDS encoding nucleoside/nucleotide kinase family protein, with the protein MDSSEILQALDALRLRVAGGSRTLLGITGAPGSGKSTFAEWIREQFGPEQAVVVPMDGFHLGNAIIDGTPLRQRKGAIDTFDVGGYLSLLQRLVRRDEDVVYAPEFRRSIDEPVAASIAVPASIPLVITEGNYLLADTPAWKQVRAQLDEVWFVDTPADLRLERLVARHESFGMEPSAAVAWAHGPDEANAVLIDNTRQLADRIIPWS; encoded by the coding sequence ATGGACTCCTCCGAGATATTGCAGGCCTTGGACGCGCTGCGGCTCAGAGTAGCCGGGGGAAGCCGGACGCTGCTGGGCATCACGGGCGCCCCCGGATCCGGTAAATCCACCTTCGCCGAATGGATCCGGGAGCAGTTCGGCCCGGAGCAGGCGGTGGTGGTGCCCATGGACGGGTTCCACTTGGGCAACGCCATCATCGACGGCACCCCGCTGAGGCAGCGGAAAGGCGCCATCGACACGTTCGACGTCGGCGGGTACCTTTCGCTGCTCCAGCGGCTGGTGCGCCGGGACGAGGACGTAGTGTACGCGCCGGAATTCCGGCGGTCCATTGACGAGCCCGTGGCGGCTTCCATCGCCGTCCCGGCTAGCATTCCGCTGGTCATCACCGAGGGCAACTACCTGCTGGCGGACACCCCTGCCTGGAAGCAGGTGCGGGCCCAGCTGGACGAAGTGTGGTTCGTTGACACCCCTGCGGATTTGCGGCTGGAACGGCTGGTGGCCAGGCATGAGTCGTTTGGCATGGAGCCTTCCGCGGCGGTGGCCTGGGCGCACGGCCCGGACGAAGCCAACGCCGTGCTCATCGACAACACCCGGCAGTTGGCTGACAGGATCATTCCCTGGTCCTGA
- a CDS encoding DEAD/DEAH box helicase, whose amino-acid sequence MTTFAALGTPKALADTLTAQGITEPFPIQVKTLPDTLAGRDVLGRGRTGSGKTIAFAIPLVARLAEREAKHFRKPGRPMGLVLAPTRELATQINATIEPLAKAAGLNTTVIYGGISQARQEKALRSGVDIVIACPGRLEDLIRQRILTLEAVEITVLDEADHMADLGFLPVVKKLMDMTPSQGQRLLFSATLDNGVDKIVQRYLSNPLTHSVDDPQAAVTTMEHHVLVVNDQTVKKQLIVELASGAGRRVLFMRTKHHARKLAKTLTDAGIPAVDLHGNLSQNARDRNLAEFSNGDVRVLVATDVAARGVHVDDVELVIHVDPPTEHKAYLHRSGRTARAGSDGTVVTLTLPEQQSDVKKLMKAAGVEVSFERVTANSPLVAELVGEMADKIDPRTRAALLAAKANQGGGTSTGANAERKRARRSVQGAPAAGGRGGRGGRGRVSAEPTRSDIPRAERRAVAYEGQAAARNAADRVIEQNEDRAIAAAAARRNARGRGTASTHRNDVPAAGGRSSAGRGSDGRAAEGRGDSRLTRSDAPRGGTGRPASSGGQRNGRPATGQRAAGTGARTAAAGARTGGSGQRAGGASSGGAGGNKAVWSSNTGGTSGGSYAGNGGSGRSGEGRPARSGPRRASAPASNERRGR is encoded by the coding sequence TTGACTACATTTGCTGCCCTTGGCACGCCCAAAGCCCTTGCTGACACGCTCACCGCACAGGGAATCACTGAACCATTCCCCATCCAGGTCAAGACCCTTCCGGACACGCTGGCCGGACGCGACGTCCTGGGCCGCGGCCGTACCGGCTCCGGCAAGACCATCGCTTTCGCCATCCCGCTTGTAGCACGACTCGCTGAGCGGGAAGCCAAGCACTTCCGCAAGCCCGGCCGCCCCATGGGTTTGGTCCTTGCACCCACCCGTGAACTGGCCACCCAGATCAACGCCACCATCGAGCCGCTGGCCAAGGCCGCCGGCCTGAACACCACGGTGATCTACGGCGGCATCTCCCAGGCCCGCCAGGAAAAGGCGCTGCGCTCCGGGGTCGACATCGTCATTGCCTGCCCGGGACGCCTGGAGGACCTGATCCGCCAGCGCATCCTGACCCTTGAGGCCGTGGAAATCACTGTCCTGGACGAGGCCGACCACATGGCCGACCTCGGCTTCCTGCCCGTGGTGAAGAAGCTCATGGACATGACCCCCAGCCAGGGCCAGCGCCTGCTGTTCTCCGCCACGCTGGACAACGGCGTGGACAAGATCGTCCAGCGCTACCTGTCCAACCCGCTGACCCACTCCGTGGATGACCCGCAGGCCGCGGTGACCACCATGGAGCACCACGTCCTGGTGGTCAACGACCAGACAGTCAAGAAGCAGCTGATCGTGGAGCTCGCCTCCGGCGCCGGCCGCCGCGTCCTCTTTATGCGGACCAAGCACCACGCCCGCAAGCTGGCCAAGACCCTGACCGACGCCGGGATCCCCGCCGTTGATCTGCACGGCAACCTTTCGCAGAATGCCCGTGACCGGAACCTGGCTGAATTCTCCAACGGTGACGTCCGCGTCCTGGTGGCCACCGACGTCGCAGCCCGCGGCGTCCACGTGGACGACGTCGAACTGGTGATCCACGTGGACCCGCCCACAGAGCACAAGGCTTACCTGCACCGCTCGGGCCGTACGGCACGTGCGGGCTCGGACGGCACCGTGGTCACGCTGACCCTGCCGGAGCAGCAGTCCGACGTCAAGAAGCTGATGAAGGCCGCCGGCGTCGAGGTCAGCTTTGAGCGCGTCACCGCCAACTCCCCGCTGGTTGCGGAACTCGTGGGCGAAATGGCCGACAAGATCGATCCCCGCACCCGTGCAGCCTTGCTGGCCGCCAAGGCCAACCAGGGCGGCGGCACCTCCACTGGTGCCAACGCCGAGCGTAAGCGTGCGCGCCGCTCGGTCCAGGGCGCCCCTGCTGCAGGTGGCCGGGGCGGACGAGGCGGACGCGGCCGCGTTTCAGCCGAGCCCACCCGCTCCGACATCCCCCGCGCCGAGCGTCGTGCCGTGGCCTACGAAGGCCAGGCCGCAGCCCGCAACGCGGCAGACCGTGTCATTGAGCAGAACGAGGACCGCGCCATTGCCGCAGCCGCGGCACGACGCAATGCCCGTGGCCGTGGCACCGCTTCCACGCACCGCAACGACGTCCCCGCGGCAGGTGGCCGCTCATCGGCTGGCCGCGGTTCAGATGGCCGCGCGGCTGAAGGCCGTGGAGACTCCCGCCTCACCCGGAGCGACGCTCCCCGCGGCGGGACCGGACGCCCGGCTTCTTCCGGTGGCCAGCGTAACGGCCGCCCGGCAACCGGTCAGCGTGCAGCCGGAACCGGTGCCCGCACAGCTGCGGCCGGTGCCCGCACCGGCGGATCCGGCCAGCGTGCCGGTGGCGCCAGCTCCGGCGGCGCCGGTGGCAACAAGGCTGTCTGGTCCTCCAACACCGGTGGAACCTCCGGCGGATCCTATGCAGGCAACGGCGGCTCCGGCCGGTCCGGTGAAGGCCGTCCGGCCCGCAGCGGCCCCCGCCGCGCGTCGGCTCCGGCGTCCAACGAACGCCGCGGCCGCTAA
- a CDS encoding ABC transporter ATP-binding protein — MALQSETASGIAFIGVTKAYAGRAVVDSVSFICPPGSVTAFLGPNGAGKSTTLRIAAGLSRADTGEVLFAGRRRADLEHPGRAIGFVLDPTALHPGRSVRETLKLNALLLGVADARIEEVLILTGLVTVRGKRVSSLSLGMRQRLVLGLAILAGPQFLVLDEPTNGLDADGAVWVRRFLKHFTSQGGTVLLSSHLLRDVQAVADHIVMIDRGRVVAAGRVAEFSVSAGTKVSAADLARLPEVFAALGWQYSRTGDTFIVEAAPEDIGQACLTHGIALTHLSNVTDSALEEKFLALTSGEFASRNNALEPTA; from the coding sequence TTGGCGTTACAGTCTGAAACCGCGTCCGGAATTGCCTTCATTGGCGTCACCAAGGCCTATGCCGGGAGGGCGGTGGTGGACTCTGTCAGCTTCATTTGCCCGCCAGGTTCGGTCACCGCGTTCCTTGGGCCGAACGGTGCCGGAAAGTCCACCACGCTGCGCATCGCTGCCGGCCTCAGCCGCGCCGACACCGGGGAAGTCCTCTTTGCAGGGCGCAGGCGTGCGGACCTGGAGCACCCTGGCCGGGCCATCGGTTTTGTCCTGGATCCCACAGCGCTTCACCCGGGCAGGTCGGTGCGCGAGACCCTGAAGCTGAACGCCCTGCTCCTGGGAGTGGCGGACGCGCGCATCGAGGAGGTACTTATCCTGACCGGCCTGGTGACGGTCCGCGGCAAACGGGTGTCATCCCTGTCGCTCGGGATGCGCCAGCGTCTGGTCCTGGGCCTGGCCATCCTGGCCGGGCCGCAGTTCCTGGTGCTGGATGAACCGACCAACGGGCTCGACGCCGATGGTGCCGTGTGGGTGCGCAGATTCCTGAAGCACTTCACATCCCAGGGCGGCACTGTACTTCTGTCCAGCCACCTGCTCCGCGACGTGCAGGCAGTGGCTGACCACATTGTCATGATCGACCGCGGCCGGGTGGTGGCAGCCGGCCGGGTGGCTGAATTCAGTGTCAGCGCCGGAACCAAGGTGTCCGCCGCCGATCTGGCACGCCTCCCGGAGGTCTTCGCGGCGCTGGGTTGGCAGTACAGCCGCACGGGTGACACGTTCATCGTGGAGGCCGCGCCCGAGGACATTGGCCAGGCATGCCTCACCCACGGAATAGCCCTCACCCACCTGTCCAACGTGACCGACTCGGCCTTGGAAGAGAAGTTCCTTGCCCTGACATCCGGTGAATTCGCCAGCCGAAACAACGCCCTGGAGCCCACAGCATGA
- a CDS encoding MFS transporter, with translation MTTDQAVTVHDSTLPATHPAAGILRRPYLWVTIGACALVFLAAFESLAVTTIMPLVSRELDGASLYALAFAGPLATGVIGMVAAGNWSDRRGPAVPLYSSVVLFVLGLLIAGTAASMPVLVAGRLVQGLGGGAMTVALYVVVARVYPALLHPKIFAAFSAAWVIPSLIGPFAAGILAQALSWHWVFLGVVGLVIPALVMIVPVLRGMAGEQKGGSGAAKPPWAVGRMGWAALAALAVLGLNLSAEVRIPGVPAAAAVLAVAAVAIALAAVRPLVPRGTLTSRRGLPTVILTRGLASAAFFGAEVYLPYLLIEQYSFPATFAGLTLTGGALAWAGASAIQGRLGTRLSHGAAVQIGSVLVLGAIVLALATTALNWSAAVAIAGWIFAGGGMGLLYPRLSVMTLALSAKEDQGFNSSAMSISDSLGGALALATTGIVFAAFTTTAASFTGVFALAAVLAAVSVAVAPRVSP, from the coding sequence ATGACAACTGATCAGGCCGTTACCGTGCACGATTCGACTCTTCCAGCCACCCACCCCGCCGCCGGAATCCTCCGGCGGCCGTATCTGTGGGTGACAATCGGCGCGTGTGCCCTGGTTTTCCTGGCCGCCTTCGAATCGCTCGCGGTGACCACCATCATGCCCCTGGTCAGCCGGGAACTGGACGGCGCCAGCCTATACGCCCTTGCCTTCGCCGGGCCGCTGGCCACCGGCGTCATTGGCATGGTGGCGGCCGGCAACTGGTCAGACCGCCGGGGCCCGGCCGTGCCGCTCTATTCATCGGTGGTCCTGTTTGTCCTTGGCCTGCTGATTGCGGGTACGGCAGCCTCCATGCCCGTGCTGGTTGCCGGACGCCTGGTGCAGGGGCTCGGTGGCGGAGCCATGACAGTGGCCCTCTACGTTGTTGTGGCCCGCGTATATCCGGCCCTGCTGCATCCGAAGATTTTCGCGGCCTTCTCAGCCGCCTGGGTTATCCCGTCCCTGATCGGACCGTTCGCAGCGGGGATCTTGGCGCAGGCGCTGAGCTGGCACTGGGTGTTCCTTGGAGTGGTTGGCCTTGTGATTCCGGCCCTGGTGATGATCGTGCCGGTACTCCGGGGGATGGCGGGCGAACAGAAGGGCGGCAGCGGGGCGGCCAAGCCGCCGTGGGCTGTTGGCCGGATGGGGTGGGCGGCGCTCGCCGCCCTGGCCGTTCTGGGACTGAACCTGTCCGCCGAGGTCCGGATCCCCGGCGTTCCCGCCGCCGCAGCAGTCCTGGCCGTCGCCGCCGTCGCCATTGCCTTGGCGGCTGTGCGTCCGCTGGTGCCGCGGGGAACCCTGACGTCCCGGCGCGGACTGCCCACAGTGATCCTCACGCGGGGACTGGCCTCGGCAGCATTCTTCGGCGCGGAGGTGTACCTGCCCTACCTGCTGATTGAGCAGTACTCCTTCCCGGCAACGTTCGCGGGGCTCACCCTCACGGGCGGTGCATTGGCCTGGGCGGGCGCTTCGGCCATCCAGGGCAGGCTCGGCACCCGGCTGTCCCACGGCGCGGCGGTGCAGATCGGATCGGTACTGGTGCTGGGCGCCATCGTCCTGGCCCTGGCAACCACCGCACTTAACTGGTCCGCCGCCGTCGCGATTGCAGGCTGGATCTTCGCCGGCGGCGGCATGGGGCTCCTGTATCCGCGGCTCAGCGTGATGACGCTGGCCCTGTCCGCCAAGGAGGACCAGGGCTTCAACAGCTCGGCCATGTCCATTTCCGATTCCCTCGGCGGGGCGCTGGCGCTCGCCACCACCGGCATCGTATTCGCGGCCTTCACGACTACGGCGGCGTCGTTCACGGGCGTCTTCGCCCTCGCCGCCGTGCTTGCCGCCGTAAGCGTGGCGGTGGCCCCCCGCGTCTCCCCCTGA
- a CDS encoding aldo/keto reductase translates to MKPAPAALVQLAQGLEVSPLGFGGMALTPVYGGMEPAEALKTLHHAVDAGVSFIDTADIYGGGSNEELIAHLLTDRRDEVQLATKFGLVGNPATGYSDIRGDAAHVRHAVENSLRRLGTDTIDLYYMHRRDLRIPLAETVGAMAELVEQGKVRHLGLSEVTAEELREAHAVHPIAAVQSEWSIWSRDVERNVVPAAAELGVGFVPYSPLGRGFLTGTVDASQLGENDFRRRIPRFAADAAHANQAVVDAVRLVATVLDATSAQVALAWLLAQGRRFGLPVVPIPGTRKTHRIDENLGALALDLTPAQQEALDLAADAVVGSRSADPKWVSEGREEAAS, encoded by the coding sequence ATGAAACCCGCACCCGCAGCATTGGTACAGCTGGCCCAGGGCCTGGAGGTCAGTCCGCTGGGGTTCGGGGGGATGGCCCTCACTCCCGTCTACGGCGGAATGGAGCCGGCCGAGGCGCTGAAGACCCTGCATCACGCCGTCGACGCGGGCGTCAGCTTCATCGACACCGCCGACATCTACGGCGGCGGAAGCAACGAAGAACTGATCGCGCACCTGCTCACGGACCGCCGGGACGAGGTCCAGCTGGCCACCAAGTTCGGGCTGGTGGGTAACCCTGCCACCGGCTACTCGGACATCCGCGGTGATGCCGCGCATGTCAGGCATGCCGTGGAAAACAGCCTCCGCCGGCTCGGAACGGACACCATCGACCTCTACTACATGCACCGCAGGGATCTCCGGATTCCGCTCGCCGAAACAGTAGGGGCCATGGCGGAGCTCGTGGAGCAGGGCAAGGTCCGGCATTTGGGCCTGTCCGAGGTGACAGCCGAGGAGCTGCGCGAGGCCCACGCCGTGCATCCTATCGCCGCAGTGCAAAGCGAGTGGTCCATCTGGAGCCGGGACGTGGAGCGCAACGTTGTTCCGGCCGCCGCCGAGCTGGGGGTGGGCTTTGTTCCGTACTCCCCATTGGGCCGGGGTTTCCTCACCGGCACCGTTGACGCTTCACAGCTGGGGGAGAATGACTTCCGACGCCGGATCCCCCGTTTCGCCGCAGATGCCGCCCACGCGAACCAGGCCGTTGTGGACGCCGTCCGGCTGGTTGCTACGGTGCTGGACGCAACCTCTGCCCAAGTGGCACTGGCCTGGCTGCTGGCCCAAGGCAGGAGGTTCGGCCTTCCTGTTGTCCCCATTCCCGGCACGCGCAAGACCCACCGGATCGACGAGAACCTGGGCGCCCTCGCCCTGGACCTGACCCCGGCGCAACAGGAGGCGCTGGACCTGGCGGCGGACGCCGTCGTCGGCTCCCGCTCGGCTGACCCCAAATGGGTGTCCGAGGGGCGTGAGGAGGCAGCCTCCTAG
- a CDS encoding phosphoribosylanthranilate isomerase: MFVKVCGLSTPESVREAVAAGADAVGFVLTASPRVVSPSQVSGLLGEVPEGVTAVGVFRHEPAADAVAIARAAGLQWVQLHGERTPEDVTTVHDAGMKLIRAVTMGAGQDAFGSWGEELLLVDAAVPGSGEAWDYGSVRTAGLEGRHWLLAGGLDSANVADASAAAGAWGVDVSSGVEVSRGVKDLAKIRAFVHAAKG; this comes from the coding sequence ATGTTCGTCAAAGTCTGCGGGCTGAGTACGCCCGAATCTGTCCGGGAGGCCGTGGCCGCCGGGGCGGACGCCGTCGGCTTTGTCCTGACGGCCAGCCCGCGTGTGGTGTCGCCGTCTCAGGTTTCGGGGCTCCTGGGCGAGGTTCCCGAAGGCGTTACGGCCGTTGGCGTCTTCCGGCACGAGCCTGCCGCGGACGCGGTGGCCATTGCCCGCGCGGCCGGTCTGCAGTGGGTCCAGTTGCACGGGGAGCGCACCCCTGAGGACGTCACCACCGTCCACGACGCCGGCATGAAGCTGATCAGGGCCGTCACCATGGGTGCGGGGCAGGACGCCTTCGGCAGCTGGGGCGAGGAACTCCTCCTGGTGGACGCCGCGGTTCCCGGCTCCGGTGAGGCCTGGGACTACGGTTCGGTCAGGACGGCGGGACTTGAGGGCCGTCACTGGCTGCTGGCCGGCGGCCTTGACTCCGCCAACGTCGCCGATGCTTCCGCTGCAGCAGGTGCGTGGGGAGTTGACGTGTCATCCGGCGTCGAGGTTTCCCGAGGCGTGAAGGACCTGGCGAAGATCCGCGCCTTCGTCCACGCCGCCAAGGGCTAG
- a CDS encoding SAM-dependent methyltransferase, giving the protein MTEQGEHHHHKTDDGGTRLTDEPIQSAAEAWDERYSSKPKLWSGKPNPQLVREGGGLRPGKALDLGCGEGADAIWLAQQGWTVTAVDVSAVALERAATHEKAALERESVHAEGPGEIPSRIHWEQCDLEEWKPEGTYDLVSSQFLHSPQLAWQGPLRTAAAAVKPGGTLLIVGHHPDRLPPWGNHTSHEMFYTPAQLVEELGLDSPEWLVEVNTTRDRHVAGPDGQEAVIGDTVLRATRLS; this is encoded by the coding sequence ATGACTGAACAGGGCGAACACCACCACCACAAGACGGACGACGGCGGCACCCGGCTTACGGATGAACCCATCCAAAGTGCCGCTGAAGCCTGGGACGAGCGGTACAGCAGCAAGCCGAAGCTCTGGAGCGGCAAGCCCAACCCGCAACTGGTCCGCGAGGGAGGCGGACTCCGGCCGGGCAAGGCACTGGACCTGGGCTGCGGTGAGGGTGCCGACGCCATCTGGCTCGCCCAGCAGGGCTGGACCGTCACCGCCGTCGACGTTTCCGCCGTCGCCCTGGAACGCGCCGCCACACACGAAAAAGCCGCGCTGGAACGCGAAAGCGTCCATGCCGAAGGTCCCGGCGAGATTCCGAGCCGCATCCACTGGGAACAGTGCGACCTCGAGGAGTGGAAGCCCGAGGGAACGTACGACCTCGTCTCCTCCCAGTTCCTGCACTCGCCGCAACTGGCGTGGCAGGGGCCGCTGCGGACAGCCGCCGCCGCGGTCAAGCCCGGCGGCACACTGCTGATCGTGGGCCACCACCCGGACCGGCTGCCGCCCTGGGGCAACCACACCTCGCATGAGATGTTCTATACGCCAGCCCAACTGGTGGAGGAACTCGGCCTGGACTCGCCGGAATGGCTGGTGGAAGTCAACACCACGCGTGACCGCCACGTTGCCGGGCCTGACGGGCAGGAAGCTGTTATCGGCGATACCGTGCTCCGGGCTACCCGGCTGTCCTGA
- a CDS encoding HutD family protein — MEIIRYAELRPQPWRNGGGVTRELASHPKAASAQDGAWDWRVSIAEVSKAGDFSGFPGMERVLTVIDGELLLLTVDGAEHPLEKYRPFRFSGEAASHGALPTGDIRDLNVITRTGSFKGYTSIIELSKKRAHPLFEGQLGVLLQGQATVSAGAAEEAGDGAEQTGAEQDGAEQNVAEQDVAAVPAPEPEALSRYDAVVGSDERSPEILGRGFLAVVSIDRVAGEGAG; from the coding sequence ATGGAGATCATCCGTTATGCAGAGCTCAGGCCCCAACCATGGCGCAACGGCGGTGGTGTGACCCGGGAGCTGGCCAGCCATCCGAAGGCAGCCTCCGCCCAGGATGGCGCCTGGGATTGGCGCGTCAGCATCGCCGAGGTCAGCAAGGCAGGCGACTTCTCGGGGTTCCCTGGGATGGAACGCGTGCTGACAGTCATCGACGGCGAACTCCTCCTCCTGACCGTTGATGGCGCCGAGCACCCGCTGGAAAAGTACCGGCCCTTCCGGTTCTCCGGCGAAGCGGCCAGCCACGGCGCACTGCCCACCGGTGACATCCGGGACCTGAACGTCATTACCCGGACCGGTTCCTTCAAGGGCTACACGTCTATCATCGAGCTGTCCAAGAAGCGCGCCCACCCCCTGTTTGAGGGCCAGCTGGGCGTCCTGCTGCAGGGCCAGGCCACCGTCAGCGCGGGAGCAGCAGAGGAAGCGGGAGACGGTGCCGAACAAACTGGTGCCGAACAAGACGGTGCTGAACAAAACGTTGCCGAACAGGACGTCGCTGCCGTCCCGGCACCGGAACCGGAGGCACTCAGCCGTTACGACGCCGTCGTGGGTTCTGATGAGCGCTCTCCCGAAATCCTGGGCCGCGGATTCCTGGCGGTGGTCTCGATTGACCGGGTGGCGGGCGAGGGAGCAGGGTAA